A genomic region of Candidatus Woesearchaeota archaeon contains the following coding sequences:
- a CDS encoding AI-2E family transporter — protein IYGFCIISFIDNIMKPKLIGDRAKIHPLIIFFGIAGGLAFFGFTGIFIGPIILAVFSTLVDIYRKEYLDVN, from the coding sequence CATATACGGTTTCTGCATTATAAGCTTCATTGACAACATAATGAAGCCAAAGCTTATCGGAGACCGCGCCAAAATACATCCGCTGATTATATTTTTCGGGATTGCAGGAGGGCTTGCCTTTTTCGGCTTTACAGGAATTTTCATAGGGCCCATAATCCTTGCAGTCTTTTCTACATTGGTTGACATTTACAGGAAGGAATACCTTGATGTGAATTGA